A single region of the Acidobacteriota bacterium genome encodes:
- a CDS encoding MFS transporter, whose translation MTSTDQDSQTPAQKAPSRRYSNYVLGVLVLVYVFNFIDRQILSILAEDIRNDLGVSDAQLGFLYGTAFAVFYAIFGIPIGRLADMWTRKSLISIGLAAWSLMTALSGTARGFASLAAYRIGVGIGESSAGPAAFSMLGDYYPPRLRATVTAMYSSGVYIGAGLGILIGGQIVDRWNNAFADGGAPFGLVGWQVAFFAVGLPGLLMAIWVWTLKEPVRGQSEGIVTPPHPAPFKELGRETAAILPPLTVFSLFASGGFRAIVRNLLIAVGCAAVVVGLIQVSGNPVQWIALGIGAYAFLSWVQRLRLRDRPTFELIYGSRSMIYGMFGFGWMAFVGYGLGFWAPSFFRRVHDQSAGEAGLVLGLTAAVAGWLGVAGGGYFSDRMKQKTAKARPLCGLIIALASIPLGAFFVLTEDVTTAYVLNFAFTVVGSAWIGSAVALANDLVLPRMRGTASAFYILMMTFVGLALGPFLMGWLSTTLEAGGADSGRSLQLAMLASLGAYVLGAIFFWLAGRTVAADESSRVERAQAAGEVVETA comes from the coding sequence ATGACGTCAACAGACCAGGATAGCCAGACCCCGGCCCAGAAGGCGCCGAGCAGGCGCTACTCCAACTACGTCCTGGGCGTCCTCGTCCTGGTCTACGTCTTCAACTTCATCGACCGGCAGATCCTCTCGATCCTCGCCGAGGACATCCGCAACGACCTCGGCGTCAGCGACGCCCAGCTCGGCTTCCTCTACGGCACCGCGTTCGCCGTCTTCTACGCCATCTTCGGGATTCCGATCGGCCGTCTGGCCGACATGTGGACCCGCAAGAGCCTGATCTCGATCGGTCTGGCCGCGTGGAGTCTGATGACGGCGCTGTCCGGCACCGCCCGCGGCTTCGCTTCCCTCGCCGCGTACCGGATCGGCGTCGGCATCGGCGAATCGAGCGCCGGGCCGGCGGCGTTCTCCATGCTCGGCGACTACTACCCGCCGCGGCTGCGAGCCACGGTCACAGCGATGTACTCGAGCGGCGTCTACATCGGCGCCGGCCTCGGCATCCTGATCGGCGGGCAGATCGTTGACAGGTGGAACAACGCGTTCGCCGACGGCGGAGCACCGTTCGGCTTGGTCGGCTGGCAGGTCGCGTTCTTCGCCGTCGGCCTGCCGGGCCTGCTGATGGCGATCTGGGTATGGACTCTGAAAGAGCCAGTGCGAGGCCAGAGCGAGGGCATCGTCACTCCCCCGCATCCCGCGCCGTTCAAGGAGCTGGGCCGCGAGACGGCCGCCATCCTGCCGCCGCTCACCGTGTTCTCGTTGTTCGCGAGCGGCGGCTTCCGGGCGATCGTCAGGAACCTGCTGATCGCGGTGGGATGCGCCGCCGTCGTTGTCGGACTGATCCAGGTCTCCGGCAACCCGGTCCAGTGGATCGCACTCGGGATCGGCGCCTACGCCTTCCTCTCCTGGGTGCAGCGACTGCGGCTGAGGGACCGTCCGACTTTCGAGCTGATCTACGGCTCGCGGTCGATGATCTACGGCATGTTCGGCTTCGGCTGGATGGCCTTCGTCGGCTATGGCCTCGGTTTCTGGGCACCGTCCTTCTTCCGGCGGGTTCACGATCAGAGCGCCGGTGAAGCCGGCCTGGTCCTCGGCCTCACCGCGGCGGTCGCCGGCTGGCTAGGGGTCGCCGGCGGCGGCTACTTCTCCGACCGGATGAAGCAGAAGACGGCGAAGGCCCGTCCACTTTGCGGGCTCATCATCGCCCTGGCCTCGATCCCGCTCGGCGCCTTCTTCGTGTTGACCGAGGACGTGACGACCGCCTACGTGCTGAACTTCGCCTTCACCGTCGTCGGATCGGCCTGGATCGGTTCGGCCGTGGCCCTGGCCAACGACCTCGTGCTGCCCAGGATGCGCGGGACGGCATCCGCGTTCTACATCCTGATGATGACCTTCGTCGGTCTTGCGCTGGGACCCTTCCTCATGGGTTGGCTGAGCACGACCTTGGAGGCCGGCGGCGCCGACTCCGGCCGCTCTCTCCAACTGGCGATGCTGGCCAGCCTGGGCGCCTACGTCCTCGGGGCGATCTTCTTCTGGCTCGCCGGTCGCACCGTGGCCGCCGACGAGAGCAGCCGGGTCGAGCGGGCGCAGGCTGCAGGCGAGGTGGTCGAAACGGCCTGA
- a CDS encoding AMP-binding protein, giving the protein MSDWHHADILEAIAEHQPEAPAQAFVDPLGGAPSRRYTWAEMHRRANGVAATLIERGAKRQDKVAQYLYNVPEYLESVLACFKASLVPVNTNYRYVEGELLYLWDNADVVAVVFHSCFASRIEALMAKVPQIHTWLWVDDGSGPCPDWAIPYEQAASAAPGESLSFEAPWRRSGDDLWLLYTGGTTGMPKGVMWRLDDLWLLGNEGRPEPFDLSGGVEGLVPQFDELLMRRVSLPACPLMHGTGFLTALGSMLNGGCVVTLANRRFDAMATLEAITSERINGIAIVGDAFARPMVGALDEAPERFDLSSLEAVVSSGAMWSAEVKRAFLCHCPPETILTDSLGSSESIGMGRSDSTAGEASDTASFVLGDNACVIDDDGNKVEAGSGVLGRIAVTGHIPVGYYKDPEKTAAIFAEVDGVRYSMAGDYATVEADGSLKLYGRGSVCINSGGEKIFPEEVEEVLKTHPSVRDAVCVGVPHERFGQAVTAVVELDDPGRFSEPEVIGWVKRELASYKAPKRVLVRDSVGRAANGKADYNGLREWATSELATAEA; this is encoded by the coding sequence ATGAGCGACTGGCATCACGCGGACATTCTGGAAGCAATCGCAGAGCATCAACCGGAGGCGCCCGCGCAGGCCTTCGTCGATCCACTGGGCGGCGCCCCGAGCCGCCGCTACACATGGGCCGAAATGCACCGCCGTGCGAACGGCGTGGCGGCGACGCTGATCGAGCGGGGCGCGAAGCGCCAGGACAAGGTGGCGCAGTACCTGTACAACGTTCCGGAGTACCTGGAATCGGTCCTCGCCTGCTTCAAGGCGTCCCTGGTTCCCGTGAACACGAACTACCGCTACGTCGAGGGCGAGCTGCTCTACCTGTGGGACAACGCGGATGTCGTGGCGGTGGTGTTCCACAGCTGCTTCGCCTCGCGGATCGAGGCGCTTATGGCGAAGGTCCCGCAGATCCACACCTGGCTGTGGGTCGACGACGGCTCCGGGCCTTGTCCCGATTGGGCGATTCCCTACGAGCAGGCAGCGTCCGCGGCACCGGGCGAATCGCTGTCCTTCGAAGCGCCCTGGCGGCGTAGCGGCGACGATCTGTGGCTGCTGTACACCGGCGGCACGACCGGCATGCCGAAGGGGGTGATGTGGAGGCTGGACGATCTCTGGCTGCTCGGCAACGAAGGCCGGCCCGAGCCGTTCGATCTTTCGGGCGGTGTGGAGGGTCTGGTGCCCCAGTTCGATGAGCTTCTGATGCGGCGGGTCTCGCTTCCCGCGTGCCCGTTGATGCACGGGACGGGTTTTCTGACCGCACTCGGCAGCATGCTGAACGGGGGCTGTGTGGTCACCCTCGCCAACCGGCGCTTCGACGCGATGGCGACCCTCGAGGCGATCACCAGCGAGAGGATCAACGGGATCGCGATCGTCGGCGACGCGTTTGCACGGCCGATGGTCGGGGCGCTCGACGAGGCTCCTGAACGCTTCGATCTCTCGAGCCTCGAAGCCGTGGTTTCCTCGGGCGCCATGTGGAGCGCCGAGGTCAAGCGCGCGTTCCTGTGCCACTGCCCGCCGGAGACGATCCTGACCGACAGCCTGGGATCGTCGGAGTCGATCGGCATGGGACGGTCCGACTCGACCGCCGGCGAGGCCAGCGACACGGCCTCCTTCGTGCTCGGCGACAACGCCTGCGTGATCGACGACGACGGCAACAAGGTCGAGGCGGGCTCGGGGGTGCTTGGGCGGATCGCCGTGACCGGTCACATTCCGGTCGGGTATTACAAGGACCCTGAGAAGACGGCGGCCATTTTCGCCGAAGTCGACGGCGTCCGCTACTCGATGGCGGGCGACTACGCCACCGTCGAGGCTGACGGCTCCCTCAAGCTCTACGGCCGTGGCTCCGTGTGCATCAACAGCGGCGGCGAGAAGATCTTCCCCGAAGAGGTCGAGGAAGTGCTGAAGACCCATCCGTCGGTTCGGGACGCGGTGTGCGTCGGCGTGCCGCACGAGCGCTTCGGGCAGGCCGTGACGGCGGTCGTCGAACTCGACGATCCCGGCCGCTTCAGCGAACCGGAGGTGATCGGATGGGTCAAGCGCGAACTGGCGTCCTACAAGGCGCCCAAGCGCGTCCTGGTGCGTGACAGCGTCGGACGGGCGGCGAACGGCAAGGCCGACTACAACGGTCTGCGCGAGTGGGCGACCTCAGAGCTCGCCACCGCTGAGGCCTGA
- a CDS encoding leucine-rich repeat domain-containing protein has protein sequence MCYETAEGVVGEARGGIWASGQSGLLWFFDRDNAEVLVKVLDGCSHNGRRWIFVAPVTDVAFNLHVTSSGGREWTHRNPLGRTAETRSDTSAFVCATEDDATSTYAAASGPPETAPGLSVTASPIVRGEHTDCRPATTPLTFDGGYRVSLCYETAEGVVGEARAGIWASDQSGLLWFFSRGNAEVLVKVLDGCSHNGRRWIFVAPVTDVAFNLHVTSSGGREWTHRNPLGRTAVTRSDTSAFVCATDDGAPDDATPVDITDPTLRSAIRAELGLPSGTSITRDHLKGLTRLAANDAGIRDLEGLEAATNLTFLELQGNEITDVSALAGLVNLSWLKLASNRISDVAPLAGLTRLKVLELAYNGLGSQAVGISNVAPLAGLTGLTHLTLDYNRVSDLAPLAGLTNLNNLYVQVNKITDVAPLAGLTNLTGLYLADNEIGDVGPLAGLTKLSWLHLQDNGIADVAPLAGLTNLKNLDLGFNEIASVAPLAALADLTDLRLAYNRISDVAPLAGLTNLSALDARFNQIADVAPLARLPSLSALDLRGNPLDPASLDLHVPGLLRRGVEVQFDRFTKGEFDIELVFLDERWSGGRGQTHRQVVEWAVRRWTAIVSNDLADHVFSQAESGRCGEGSWEISAGERVDDLRVYVTSFEGDPEDPVGYAGQALLRDSGFPVVGCMAIDLDRANVDVTASHELGHVLGIGIGPLWGDFLQTSTDPHFNGPLAIAAFDDAGGTSYVGAKVPLAEPTHWRVPILDHELMGPHGGHALSAITVQALADLGYQVNLDQADEYSLSGAGAAGGASAHGAAQAPFCGVRGTSKPIPVVGR, from the coding sequence ATGTGTTACGAAACCGCGGAAGGCGTCGTCGGCGAGGCCCGGGGGGGAATCTGGGCCTCGGGACAGTCGGGCCTGCTCTGGTTCTTCGACCGTGACAATGCCGAAGTGCTGGTCAAGGTGCTCGACGGCTGCTCGCACAACGGTCGGCGCTGGATCTTCGTCGCGCCCGTCACCGATGTCGCCTTCAACCTCCACGTTACGAGCAGCGGAGGCCGTGAGTGGACCCATCGCAACCCCCTCGGCCGAACGGCGGAAACCAGGAGCGACACCTCGGCGTTCGTCTGCGCGACCGAGGACGACGCGACGAGTACGTACGCCGCAGCCAGCGGACCGCCGGAGACCGCGCCGGGCCTATCCGTCACCGCGAGTCCCATCGTCCGGGGGGAGCACACGGACTGCAGGCCCGCGACGACGCCACTCACGTTCGACGGCGGCTATCGGGTGAGCCTGTGTTACGAAACCGCGGAAGGTGTCGTCGGCGAGGCCCGAGCGGGGATCTGGGCATCGGACCAGTCGGGCCTGCTCTGGTTCTTCAGCCGCGGCAATGCCGAAGTGCTGGTCAAGGTGCTCGACGGCTGCTCGCACAACGGTCGGCGCTGGATCTTCGTCGCGCCCGTCACCGATGTCGCCTTCAACCTCCACGTCACGAGCAGTGGAGGCCGTGAGTGGACCCACCGTAACCCCCTCGGCCGAACGGCAGTGACCAGGAGTGACACATCGGCGTTCGTCTGCGCCACCGACGACGGTGCGCCCGACGATGCCACGCCCGTCGACATCACGGACCCGACTCTGCGCTCGGCTATCCGGGCTGAGCTTGGTCTGCCGAGCGGCACGTCGATCACAAGAGACCACCTGAAAGGTCTGACTCGCCTGGCTGCCAACGACGCAGGGATCAGGGACCTGGAGGGACTCGAGGCAGCGACAAATCTGACCTTCCTGGAGCTTCAGGGCAACGAGATCACGGACGTGTCTGCCCTGGCGGGACTCGTCAACCTGAGCTGGCTGAAACTTGCAAGCAACAGGATCTCGGACGTGGCGCCACTCGCCGGACTCACCAGACTGAAGGTGCTGGAACTCGCCTACAACGGATTGGGCAGCCAGGCTGTGGGAATCTCGAACGTGGCGCCGCTCGCCGGACTTACCGGGCTGACCCACCTCACCCTCGACTACAACCGAGTCTCGGACCTGGCCCCGCTCGCCGGACTCACGAACCTGAACAACCTGTACGTTCAGGTCAACAAGATCACGGATGTCGCTCCGCTGGCCGGACTCACGAACCTCACGGGGCTGTACCTGGCGGACAACGAGATCGGGGACGTTGGTCCGTTGGCAGGACTCACCAAACTGAGCTGGCTGCACCTTCAGGACAACGGGATCGCGGACGTGGCCCCGCTTGCCGGACTTACAAACCTGAAGAACCTGGACCTTGGCTTCAACGAGATCGCGAGCGTAGCGCCGCTCGCCGCACTCGCAGATCTGACCGACCTGCGCCTTGCCTACAACCGAATCTCGGACGTGGCCCCACTTGCCGGGCTCACCAACCTGAGCGCACTGGACGCTCGCTTCAACCAGATCGCGGACGTGGCCCCACTTGCTCGACTCCCGAGCCTGAGTGCGCTGGACCTTCGCGGCAATCCTCTCGACCCCGCCTCGCTCGACCTCCATGTCCCAGGCCTTCTCCGGAGAGGCGTCGAAGTGCAGTTCGATCGATTCACCAAGGGCGAGTTCGACATCGAACTCGTCTTTCTGGACGAGCGGTGGAGTGGCGGCCGCGGCCAGACTCATCGGCAGGTGGTCGAATGGGCGGTCAGGCGATGGACAGCGATCGTCTCGAACGACCTGGCCGACCATGTGTTCAGTCAGGCAGAGTCGGGCAGGTGCGGCGAGGGGTCGTGGGAAATCTCAGCCGGCGAGCGCGTGGACGACCTGCGGGTCTACGTGACCAGCTTTGAGGGAGATCCAGAAGATCCGGTTGGCTACGCCGGACAAGCCTTGCTCCGCGACAGTGGTTTCCCGGTCGTGGGGTGCATGGCGATCGACCTGGACCGTGCCAACGTCGACGTCACTGCCTCCCACGAACTCGGGCACGTCCTGGGCATAGGGATCGGGCCTCTTTGGGGCGACTTCCTCCAGACTTCGACCGATCCCCACTTCAACGGCCCTCTGGCGATCGCCGCGTTCGACGATGCGGGCGGCACGAGCTACGTCGGCGCCAAGGTGCCCTTGGCGGAGCCAACGCACTGGAGAGTCCCCATCCTCGACCATGAGCTCATGGGGCCGCACGGGGGACACGCCCTCAGCGCGATCACGGTTCAGGCTCTCGCGGATCTCGGCTACCAGGTGAACTTGGACCAGGCCGACGAGTACTCCTTGTCAGGCGCCGGCGCTGCGGGTGGGGCGTCAGCCCACGGGGCAGCGCAGGCTCCGTTCTGCGGCGTCCGCGGCACAAGCAAGCCGATCCCCGTCGTCGGCCGGTAA
- a CDS encoding ferritin, with amino-acid sequence MDKTLHDRLNAHLGLEFEAAHRYLSMALWLERIDLPGFGAWLRGQSADELGHAHRIIDHLADRDLLVKIPEIPAQPTEWESPEAAVAAILESEQHVTKAIEELYDLSEKVHDRAASIMLQWFINEQVEEENVARTLLGRLRLVSGDGVGMLMIDQELAKGTVPGAMAEPGADGGE; translated from the coding sequence ATGGACAAGACCCTCCACGACCGTCTGAATGCCCACCTTGGTCTCGAGTTCGAGGCCGCCCACCGCTACCTGTCCATGGCGCTCTGGCTCGAGCGCATCGACCTGCCCGGCTTCGGCGCCTGGCTGCGCGGCCAGTCGGCCGACGAACTCGGCCACGCCCACCGCATCATCGATCACCTCGCCGACCGCGATCTCCTCGTGAAGATCCCCGAGATCCCGGCTCAGCCCACGGAGTGGGAGTCACCCGAGGCCGCGGTCGCGGCGATCCTGGAGAGCGAACAGCACGTTACGAAGGCGATCGAGGAGCTCTACGACCTCTCCGAGAAGGTCCACGATCGCGCCGCCTCGATCATGCTCCAGTGGTTCATCAACGAGCAGGTCGAAGAAGAGAACGTCGCCCGCACGCTGCTTGGCCGGCTGAGGCTGGTGAGCGGCGACGGCGTCGGCATGCTGATGATCGATCAGGAACTAGCGAAGGGCACGGTCCCCGGCGCCATGGCGGAACCGGGAGCGGACGGAGGCGAATGA
- a CDS encoding malate dehydrogenase, with protein MQTPVRVAVTGAAGQIGYSLIFRIAAGEMLGPEQPVSLHLLEIPPAMDALAGVVMELRDSAYPLLHEVVTSSDADEAFDGADIAMLVGARPRGPGMERKDLLQANAAIFSVQGKALDAHASRDVRVVVVGNPANTNALIAASNAPGLDRRQFTAMTRLDHNRAISQLAGKTGAHTTQVHRMTIWGNHSATQYPDLNHALVDGRRAPELVDQAWTRDEFIPTVQQRGAAIIKARGASSAASAAAAAIDHIRTWVQGTADSDWVSMAIPADGSYGTREGVVYSFPVTTSGGDYEIVPDLDIDEFSRGRMQATLDELFEERAGVEELLP; from the coding sequence ATGCAGACACCCGTTCGAGTCGCCGTCACCGGAGCCGCCGGTCAGATCGGCTATTCCCTGATCTTCCGCATCGCCGCCGGGGAGATGCTGGGGCCGGAGCAGCCGGTGAGCCTCCATTTACTGGAGATTCCGCCGGCCATGGATGCCCTCGCGGGAGTGGTGATGGAACTCCGCGACTCGGCGTACCCGCTACTACACGAGGTGGTGACGAGTTCCGACGCCGACGAGGCCTTCGACGGCGCCGACATCGCGATGCTGGTCGGTGCGCGGCCGCGCGGACCGGGCATGGAGCGCAAGGACCTGCTGCAGGCGAACGCGGCGATCTTCTCCGTTCAGGGCAAGGCGCTCGACGCCCACGCCAGCCGCGACGTGCGGGTGGTCGTAGTCGGTAACCCGGCCAACACGAACGCCCTGATCGCGGCCAGCAACGCGCCGGGCCTCGACCGCCGGCAGTTCACCGCGATGACCCGGCTCGACCACAACCGGGCGATCAGCCAACTCGCCGGGAAGACCGGCGCCCACACCACCCAGGTGCACCGGATGACGATCTGGGGCAACCACTCGGCCACCCAGTACCCGGATCTCAACCACGCCCTGGTCGACGGCCGGCGGGCGCCGGAACTCGTCGACCAAGCCTGGACCCGCGACGAGTTCATCCCCACCGTTCAGCAGCGCGGCGCGGCGATCATCAAGGCGCGTGGCGCGTCGTCGGCGGCCTCGGCGGCCGCCGCCGCGATCGACCACATCCGCACCTGGGTCCAGGGCACGGCCGACAGCGACTGGGTCAGCATGGCGATTCCCGCCGACGGCAGTTACGGTACGCGCGAGGGCGTTGTCTACTCCTTCCCGGTCACGACGAGCGGCGGCGACTACGAGATCGTGCCGGACCTCGACATCGACGAGTTCAGCCGCGGCCGGATGCAGGCGACGCTCGACGAGTTGTTCGAAGAGCGCGCCGGCGTCGAAGAACTGCTGCCGTAG
- a CDS encoding LuxR C-terminal-related transcriptional regulator codes for MPGQPFPTHAFPWLLRQKVAIPDRVAGYLPRPELEQRALPTRRRLTVLRAAGGFGKTTLMAECCRRLRRNGVTIAWVSLDESDEPGVLDVYIAFACARAGLNLLDAAPASEVADGPTGRIGTVLREIESLGRPFVLAFDELERLNPASVPLLAFLLHRGPSNLHLVFAGREIPDGIDVASPLLAGHAEAMETEDLRFSRAEVARFFGLRLSRRALAQEITRSAGWPVALRIARNSMEHAADDGRDAAHGFVGNWIESRLFAALGRSERDFVLDLAQLDWIDAELLDEVLQRRDSLRHFESMSALTGLLEPLADGETQRWRLHPLVREHCIDRRRHEDPERFAAVHRRIATALAKRRETIAAMRHAIEGRDPFLAGRIAERAGGVRLWIRNGVPELLQANRLLTEEVVAASPRLKLLRCMALALAGRGDEARALYSTCPRSIPSSDDNDDFRYPLEDLTVRTGLALYGVSPVGSNWSETLFRDAARLTAAVDLSPAKRGGIEYGLSILHFLKGEFDVALERLSEALESTGTDYIVLYGGILHGQIDFVRGRLEGARAHFRRARRIARKGFLLDPTAMTSCDVVRNEIALECNPASAAVEPPGVLRVLTSHGVPFSYFATASNVLIGTRLRSGQVDKALALADRLVLRSRRAGLTTFLRLIVALRVSVLVIAGREAEAERAWRREGLPAEPAACVDLTAQSWREVEAVSEARARLLIAGGRWEEGRSLLRQLHEVSAELGLRTVEMRALALSVVLEQRAGDTQASLRHLTKYLRRFAESPYAWPLVRDQVTCVDALRMYLDLDADASHRQAARSLLAMCHADEGSAPLLSERELEVLQRLPGRRDKEVAADLGLSTHGVRYHLRSLFTKLAARNRAEAVRRAQEMGLIPDDS; via the coding sequence ATGCCTGGACAGCCCTTTCCCACGCACGCATTCCCCTGGTTGCTGCGGCAGAAGGTCGCGATCCCGGACCGGGTCGCAGGGTACCTCCCGCGGCCGGAACTCGAGCAGCGGGCCCTCCCCACGCGCCGCAGGTTAACGGTGTTGCGAGCAGCCGGCGGGTTTGGCAAGACGACCCTGATGGCGGAGTGCTGCCGCCGGCTCCGCCGCAATGGGGTCACCATAGCCTGGGTTTCGCTGGACGAGAGCGACGAGCCTGGGGTGCTTGACGTTTACATCGCCTTTGCCTGCGCCAGAGCCGGGCTGAACCTCCTCGACGCGGCGCCTGCGAGTGAAGTCGCCGACGGGCCAACTGGCCGGATCGGCACGGTTCTTCGCGAGATTGAGTCGCTTGGAAGACCCTTCGTCCTTGCCTTCGACGAATTGGAGCGTCTGAATCCCGCCTCCGTCCCGCTCCTGGCGTTCCTCCTGCACCGCGGACCCTCCAACCTGCATCTTGTGTTCGCCGGCCGGGAAATCCCGGACGGCATTGATGTGGCCAGTCCCCTATTGGCGGGTCACGCGGAAGCGATGGAAACCGAAGACCTGAGGTTCTCCCGGGCGGAGGTGGCTAGGTTCTTCGGCCTCCGCCTCTCGCGTCGCGCCCTGGCGCAAGAAATCACTCGTTCGGCTGGATGGCCAGTGGCACTGCGCATTGCCAGAAACAGCATGGAACACGCAGCGGACGACGGCCGCGACGCTGCGCATGGCTTCGTCGGAAACTGGATCGAGTCCCGCCTGTTCGCAGCTCTTGGGCGCAGCGAGCGGGACTTCGTTCTGGACTTGGCGCAGCTCGACTGGATCGACGCGGAGCTGTTGGACGAAGTGCTGCAGCGGAGGGACTCGTTGCGCCACTTCGAGTCGATGTCCGCGCTGACGGGTCTGCTCGAGCCGCTCGCTGACGGCGAGACCCAGCGCTGGCGGCTGCATCCGCTGGTGCGAGAGCACTGCATCGACAGGCGGCGTCACGAAGACCCCGAGCGCTTTGCCGCCGTCCATCGGCGAATCGCCACGGCCCTGGCGAAACGCCGCGAGACGATAGCGGCGATGCGCCACGCAATCGAAGGGCGCGATCCGTTCCTCGCCGGCAGGATTGCCGAGCGGGCAGGCGGCGTACGCCTCTGGATCCGCAACGGTGTCCCGGAGTTGCTGCAAGCAAATCGCCTCTTGACCGAGGAAGTCGTTGCCGCATCGCCGCGACTCAAACTGCTCAGATGCATGGCGCTGGCACTTGCAGGGCGCGGCGACGAGGCAAGGGCGCTCTACAGCACGTGTCCCCGCTCCATCCCCTCCAGCGACGACAACGACGACTTCCGCTACCCCCTGGAGGATCTCACCGTCCGTACCGGCCTGGCGCTGTACGGCGTGTCTCCAGTCGGGTCGAACTGGTCGGAGACCCTGTTTCGCGACGCCGCCCGGCTGACGGCAGCGGTGGACCTAAGTCCGGCAAAGCGCGGTGGAATCGAGTACGGTCTATCCATCCTCCACTTCCTGAAAGGGGAGTTCGACGTCGCCCTCGAGAGGCTCTCCGAGGCACTCGAGTCCACCGGCACCGACTACATCGTGTTGTACGGAGGAATCCTGCACGGCCAGATCGACTTCGTGAGAGGCCGATTGGAGGGCGCCCGGGCACACTTCCGCAGAGCACGCCGGATTGCCAGGAAGGGTTTTCTACTCGATCCTACGGCGATGACGAGCTGCGATGTCGTTCGGAACGAAATCGCCCTGGAATGCAACCCCGCTTCGGCCGCCGTCGAACCGCCCGGCGTGCTGAGAGTGTTGACGAGCCACGGCGTGCCCTTCTCGTACTTCGCAACGGCCAGCAACGTGTTGATCGGCACCAGGCTGCGGTCCGGACAGGTCGACAAGGCCCTCGCCCTGGCGGACAGGTTGGTGCTTCGTTCGCGCAGGGCGGGATTGACCACCTTCCTGAGATTGATCGTCGCGCTTCGCGTCTCGGTGCTGGTGATCGCCGGCCGCGAGGCAGAGGCCGAACGAGCCTGGCGGCGGGAGGGGTTGCCTGCGGAGCCTGCGGCCTGCGTGGACTTGACGGCTCAGAGTTGGAGGGAAGTAGAGGCCGTTTCGGAAGCGCGTGCTCGTCTGTTGATAGCAGGCGGACGGTGGGAGGAAGGGCGGTCGCTGTTACGTCAGTTGCACGAGGTTTCGGCCGAGCTGGGCCTACGCACCGTCGAGATGCGCGCCCTGGCGTTGTCCGTCGTGCTGGAACAGCGAGCTGGCGACACCCAGGCGAGCCTGCGACATCTGACGAAGTACCTGAGGCGGTTCGCCGAATCCCCCTACGCCTGGCCCCTGGTGCGGGACCAGGTAACCTGCGTGGACGCATTGCGGATGTACCTCGACCTCGACGCGGACGCATCCCACCGGCAAGCCGCGCGTTCGCTGCTGGCGATGTGCCATGCGGACGAGGGTTCGGCGCCGCTGCTCAGCGAGCGCGAACTCGAGGTGCTACAGCGGTTGCCGGGCCGCCGGGACAAGGAGGTCGCGGCCGACCTGGGCCTGAGCACGCATGGCGTGAGGTACCACCTGCGAAGCCTCTTCACCAAGCTCGCCGCCCGAAATCGGGCGGAGGCCGTAAGGCGGGCTCAAGAGATGGGCTTGATCCCGGACGACTCCTGA
- a CDS encoding C-terminal binding protein: protein MSGNSKQKVVVQLPGIAKAASVETRYHFELEALLPVAELVEVSAKTEEDFLAEASDAAAVITSWGFRISRSVIAGLDECIVIGVGSVGVDMVDVEAATDAGIVVTNVPDVFIEEVADHTMALLLAGARRLREMDSMVRRGDWFQGRPLLNEVPRLWGQTLGLISFGNVARAVARRAKPFGMHVIAHDPYVSELKMTGEGVEPVGFGELLDRSDYLSMHPPLNRETRHMLSGPQFAAMKKTAVLINAGRGPTVDEAALIEALESGQIAAAALDVLEREPPAEDNPLLGMDNVILTPHVASATTRMRPVTRRRVGREVALALSGRWPMSCVNPTVLPRVELERWQPVPMERGPNR from the coding sequence GTGAGCGGCAACAGCAAGCAGAAGGTCGTCGTCCAGTTGCCAGGCATCGCGAAGGCAGCGTCGGTCGAAACCCGCTACCACTTCGAACTGGAGGCTCTGTTGCCGGTGGCGGAGCTGGTCGAGGTGTCGGCAAAGACGGAGGAGGACTTCCTCGCCGAGGCCTCGGACGCCGCCGCTGTCATCACGTCGTGGGGCTTTCGGATTTCCCGCTCGGTGATCGCGGGACTCGACGAGTGCATCGTGATCGGCGTCGGCAGCGTCGGCGTCGACATGGTCGACGTCGAGGCGGCAACCGACGCCGGCATCGTGGTCACCAACGTTCCCGACGTCTTCATCGAGGAAGTGGCAGACCACACGATGGCGCTGCTCCTGGCCGGGGCCAGGCGGCTGCGCGAGATGGACTCCATGGTCCGTCGCGGCGACTGGTTCCAGGGTCGGCCCCTGCTCAACGAGGTGCCGCGGCTCTGGGGACAGACGCTCGGCCTGATCTCGTTCGGCAACGTGGCGCGGGCGGTGGCGCGGCGGGCGAAGCCCTTCGGCATGCACGTCATCGCGCACGACCCCTACGTCAGCGAACTGAAGATGACGGGCGAGGGGGTCGAGCCGGTCGGCTTCGGCGAACTGCTGGATCGATCCGACTACCTTTCCATGCACCCGCCCCTCAACCGGGAGACGCGCCACATGCTCTCGGGTCCCCAGTTCGCGGCGATGAAGAAGACCGCCGTTCTGATCAATGCCGGCCGTGGCCCGACGGTCGACGAGGCGGCGCTGATCGAGGCGCTTGAGTCGGGCCAGATCGCGGCCGCGGCGCTCGACGTGCTGGAACGGGAACCGCCGGCCGAGGACAACCCTCTTCTGGGGATGGACAACGTGATCCTGACACCGCACGTCGCCTCGGCGACGACCCGAATGCGGCCGGTGACCCGGCGGCGCGTCGGCCGTGAGGTGGCCCTGGCGCTCTCCGGCCGCTGGCCGATGAGCTGTGTCAACCCGACGGTGTTGCCGAGGGTCGAGCTGGAGCGCTGGCAGCCGGTGCCGATGGAGCGCGGACCGAACCGGTAG